ACCAAGTTAGATTCTACCCCATGACTGCACACAATCGTTGCAAGGTCGCAGTATTGGGAACGCAACCTGAGTTTGTAGTAGATGACGCTGCGTTTATAGTTTAGATCGCGCAACCCCTAACAAAGTATTACCCACACAAATTATCACAAAATGAACGCTTGGAAAAAAGCACGCGCTCCACCTGTGCAAAAATCTCTGCGCTTTCGGTCAAGTTTGGACATTCGGAAACTTTTGAATGCACATTCAAGCTGTCAAATTCCGTTTGATTTTCGCTGCAAAAGCCCAAAAACAACTTGATTCATTATCCCCAAAAGACCGCAAGCAATACGATAAAGCTTTTGAATGTTTCGCTAATAATGGGGCTACATATCCCAGCTTAAGAACCATCGATATCGTTGCAAAGATGGCGAACTCTGGAGTTCTTCTGCATCAATGGCGAAACGGTTTTACTGGCGTTATATGGAGGATATGAGCATCATCATTACCCATTTAGATTCGCACTAATCAAGGTCAGAATTCAGGAGTCAGAATTCAGGAGTCAGGAGTCAAGAGTCAGAATTCAGGAGAGTATTTGATGAATGAATATATCAATCATACTAGACTCCTGATAAATTCTGACTTTTGACAATTCCTTGAAATTGCTGTTTTAAGTGCCTTTTGTCTGGGAAATTTTAACTTGTTTATTATGTCTAATATTCGTCGAATCACCACACGCGAACGACATCTGATTTTACTCTATAGCAATTGGGAGTTTAGCATGACACCAACACAATTTTATGCTAAATGGGCTGTAAGTTATGAACTAATTGCCTTAATATGTTCCCGTTCGGATTCAACAGTTCGAGGCTGGTTTAGAAATGGCTCTAATCGACGCTATCCCACCCATAATGATTTACTCCATCTGGCTTTGATGGATTTTTTTCTCGAACATTTCGAGGAGATTCCCGAACAGGTTTTGGACTGGTTGCACCTTGACCATCTTGAATTATAGCCGATAAAAATCCACAAATTCAGTAATTTGTCAATAGCATCTTGCTCTGTCTTAGAAAATACTCATAGCCTACGGTAATGATAGTCATTTCAAAGCTGAGTTTTTGAGTATTTTACAGCATTTGTAAGGTGGTTATTATGACCTATTTTCAGCAACTGCATCCGTGGTGCATTATTCGCGTTTTATCTAACGAACAACTGTTGGATAATGCTAGTGTGAATTCTGGTGTTCAACAGTCTAATATTGTTTATTGTTGCACGCTTTCGCCGTCGTAATGATGCAGTTGCTTACTTACAAGTGTTGCAACATTCAATCAAAAATATCAAATTCTTGATTATTTTTGATGTGCAAGGAGTGCGAAATTTACCCGATATGAAGCTTTGAGTTGATTGACTTTATCTAAACACCTGCGTCTTTGTTAATATCAGTTATAAAGTTTCTGAACCCATAAGCTGAACGCTTAATTAGCTTGAGCTTGTTATTGATGCCTTCAACAGCACCACTTGTTGTCCTATTATCAAAGTAAGCTACTATTTCATCAAACCATCGGATAAAAGTATTGTTACTATTTGAGAAATATTTTTTAGCAATTGAAGTGCCATATACCCAATTTAAAGACTGCCGGATATCAATCATTCGTTTTATTAAAAACTCTTCTAAATTTCTCTTTTAATTCATGCATTAATTTTAGGCTAGGAGACACAGCTTTCACCTGAATAAGTTTATTTTTTTTGCTCTTCGTTTAAATCTGACTCATTTTTAAGTAAAACATATTTACTTTAGAGTTTATTAGCGATCGCTCTCCAGGTGGGGTCATCTCACAAAATCGCATTGCTCCCGTTGATTTTTGCATTTCGCCAAAGTATAGGGGTATGAGTAGCATTCGCGCAGAAAGCCGAGTTAAGAGATATTACATGAGTAAGACAAATATTCTTAGAAGCTGAAACCCTTATTTTATCGTTGAGTAGTGACTCGATAAACGTAAAATGCTCCCGCGTATCCCGGCTGAACCCCCAATCGAGATCCAAGTAGTACAGCGTGGCGCTATCAGAATGACGGGCTTTATCATCCCATCAAGTAAACTCCAGACCAAAGCGATGTCATCAGACAAGCCGCTGCGCGTCTATGCCCTTCCCAGTTCTGGGGGAGAGTCAGCACGACAGCGATCGCCTACCTCATGTATTCCTGATAAGCAATTTTTATTAACGCTATCAGCCTTTTTGTGTCAAGTCCTGTTGACTAATTGTAACAATATTGTTATATTAGTTTACATAACTAAACAAGCAAAAGAAAAAACTATGTATACCACTGTTAATGAAAACGGCGTTCTCAACAATTACGCTCCTGTTCCCCAGGTATACTGCGCTGAATACCCGGCAATTTGGGAACAACGTAACTACGTTATACAAGGTGCAGTTGCAGCTATGTTTGTTACCGCTCTAGTTTTGGTTGCTTTTGCGGTTAGCTAAGATTTTTTGATTTCGGTATCGCTGTATCTCATCGTAATTCGTACTTCTCCCCCTAGCCTCGGTACTTAACGCCGGGGTTTTTTGCTGTGGAGTGCGATCGCTATAAAGCGGGCGTTCCGCCATCGCAATTCAAAAGAAAAGTTTCACGTCGCGCATCTCGGCTCAATGCCCACTTGTAAGCTCATCATATTAGGCTTTTTGGGGACTTACATTGTTTTATTGACATAACCTAACCAAAAAAACTTTATAGCACTACTCATTTAGCTTGCCTCAATAATGTAAGCCACTTGCCAATTCTCATCGACGACTTGATCGCGGGCAATTTGTAACCTGGACTAAACAGACAAAGCATCAGCCAAATCCCGAAGTAATTTTGCTCCATCACCACGCCATGCACTACCATGCATACACGCCAGCGTTGCTGGTTCGGTGGCTGCCAATTTATCCAGCAGAAGGCGAGTATTCTTCGTATGAGAAAAATAATCCATCCCGTGGCGGAATGCTTCGCTCTTGCCGAGAATATCCGACTCAGTGAGTGGTTCGATCTCGACACCGCCTTGAGTAAAGAGGTCGCCACAAAACAGTGTCTTGGTGCGTTCTTCCATCAGAAATCCACAATCCCACCCGTGGGGTAGATGGGGTGTATCGAACCAACGAATGGAGTTTTTGCCCAACGAGAGCAACTCACCGTCCTCCAAGGATCTTGCCGAACGATCGGCAAGGTCGTTGACAGATACCATTGCTGCGATCGTGCCACAAAGGGGCGACGAGTTTGGGGCTACAGCTAGCCATTCATTGAGCGATCCACACTCGTCTGCTTCAACATGAGAAAAGGCGATATAACGCAGGCGTTCTACTGGCAATATACTCGCAACCGCCTCGCGTACCAAGGGAAACATCTTGCGCGGCCCAGTATGAAAAATTAATGATTCGTCGTCAACAATCAGGTATTGATTGAATGAAAATCCTCCCACTCCACCTGGGAGGGCGATCGGTGTATTAATCCTGTAAATCCCCTCAGCAACTTCATAGACATTCGTTCCTGACTGGGTATTTGTTATGACCATTGTTTATTCTTCCGAGCAAGTTTAGTGGTCAAATGAGCAATCGTATTTATTGTTCTGATTTTTCTACTCTTCAGTTCGCTACAGGGGTGTCTGTCGGTCATTTTCAAGAGTGTTAGTATAGCACCTAGTCCTATACTTTAGGGTAAAATAGTAGGTTGGGGACGACCGATTACTGACACAGCAGCAACAGCAACAGAAGCGCACTTCTATGGTAAGTAAGTTAGCGGCAGGTTATAGCTTATCTGAATCTCTTGCCAGTACATACCAATACTTACATAACTAGTTACTATGCACATTATGGCTAATAATTAAACTTATGGAGCCAAATGTTGAAATTCGCCGTTTGTTAGATGTAATGCCTGCTTCTGGTCGGATGACGACAAAACTTGTTAGTAAACCAGAACAGGCAAAAGTGATTGACGCCTCCTTTCCCCAACCCTGGAATCAGGCGCGACCGATATATATTAATTTCGATTTGTGGCGTCGCTTGACAAAGCCGCAACGAGACTTGCTGCTATTGCAGATGGTTAGCTGGTTAACGGGGGTAAAGTGGTTTAAACCCGATATTTATCAAGGTGCGGTGTTAGTCGGGTTGTTAGGCGGATTCTTGGAAGCAGCACAGTCAGACGTAGTGGGTGTAGCTGTAGCTGGGGGATTAAGTGCGATCGCTGCTTTTCGGATCTGGCGTACTAATAAATCTCAAGAGTCAGAGTTAAATGCCGATGCTGCTGCGATAAAAATAGCACAGAGACGCGGTTATTCCGAAGCTGAAGCAGCACAGCACCTATTATCTGCAATTGAAGCGGTAGCCAAAATTGAAGGGCGTGCCAGTTTCAATTTTACCGAGTTGATTCGTTGCCAAAATTTACGAGCGATCGCAGGTTTATCACCAGTGGGTATACCAGAAAGCTACGATAGGTAGAAATAGTTAAAAATTAAAGAATCAGGAGATTATTTGATAAATGAATAAGTTTTAGCTCAGATTATTATTACAATCTGCGGCAACATTTTTGATAGAAATAAATTTCATTTTTAACTAACAATGTTAAACCAAAAAATCATCAAATATACTTCGAGATTATCTTTTCATTCTCCTTGGTTTATTATCATTATTTTTTCTGGTCTTGGTTTAATAGGTATCCTCAATCATTCCATGTGGCGAGATGAATTAAATCCCTGGCTTATTGTTAGAGATAGTGAATCTTTTGGAGATTTAATTACAAATATTCATTATGAAGGTCATCCTCTTCTATGGTATTTTTCTCTGGTGCTTTTAAAAAGCATAGTAGATAATCCTATTATTATGCAAATTTTTCATTTGGCAATTACTGTTGGTTCTGTTACTATTTTTTGCCTATATAGCCCTTTTAACTACAAACAAAAATTTTTATTTTCCTTTGGTTTCTTTCCTTTTTACGAATATCTTTTAACTTCTCGAAACTATGCTTTTAGTATGTTGTTCATTTTTGGATTCTGTACAGTTTTTTCATCTAGAAAAAGGACTTATACTTATTTGGCAATTTTATTAGGTTTACTAGCAAATAGTAATATTTACGGTTTATTTGTATCATTTTCTTTATCATTAACTTTGCTAGCTGAATTTTGTTTTGATAGTGAACATCGACATCAGTATTTTAGTCAAAGCCAAAAGTATGATCTGTTTTTAAGTATTGTAATTATCACCTTTTCTTTTATTTTATCAATTTATATTATTACTCCTCCGATAGATAGTTATCTTTATGGTGGGTTAAATAATGGTTGGGTAATCCAATTAGATATCCGTCATTTGTTGATAAGCATGGGCAGAATATTTGGTAGTTATTTATTAATTATTCCTGCACACAAAAAATTGCTAGATTTAATTGTTTGTGCGCTAATTACTCTATTCGTCGTGATTTTGACCTTGATTAAATTATCTAAAAAGCCAGTTCCTTTCTTTTTCTATACTATAGGTAATTGTATAATATTTGCCTTTACCTACTTCAGATTTATCGGTGGTTCTCGGCATTATGGACATTTTTATTTAATCTTTATAGCTGCTTTATGGCTGGCAAGTTATTATCAAGAGTCTCAAGTTTTACTCAGTAAGTTTTCTATTCGTCCAAATTCAATTACATTTGTTCACCAATGGCATCATATCGTTCTGATGCTAATTCTTTATGTCCAGTTTGGGGGAGGTATTTATAATTTTTCAAGAGATTTAGTTGTACCATTTTCTGCCAGTCGGGAAACAGCCCAATATATTCAAAAAGCTGGGTTAGATAATGAGTTTATTGTCGCTAGTCGAGATGCAACTATGGCTCCTTTGTCGGGTTATCTCAATCGAAAGTTTTACTATCCTGAGCTTCAAAAAATGGGAAGCTTTACCCTATTTAAAAAAGGTCGTCAAGAGGTCGAACAAGCTGAAATATTAAGCCAAATTAATTTTCTCCTCAAGAATCAAGATGAGGAAAAGAAAATTTTGCTGATTTTAAATCAAAAACTGAATGTCAACCGCAATGATTTGAAAATTGTTCCAATCAAAGATTTTGAGAGAAGCTGGACGAGTGATGAACTATATTATCTTTATTGGGTAGATGCAGCATAAGGATAATCAGGGTCATTTCATTACTATCTAGCCCGCCTCAAGCCTTTGGACAACAGGTACAAAGTATTGAGCATCCAACTAGCGCGATGACGGTTTCAGTATATCAATGATGAAATGATGTTTTTTACATCCTTTGACTAGCTTGCCACCACTGATAACTAGTTGCAAAGGGTGAAGCTACTCTACACTGGAATAAGAGAATGTGTATTTAACTGAACTTAGATGTTAGAGACTGAGGAGTTTATTGATACCTTCTCGGTGTTGGTTATGAAGTGCTTACCTCGTGTGGTAAAACTTAAGTTAAATTCTGTCAGTTACTAACGGAGTTGATGGGAATGGGTAACTTTATTATTTTTGCCTTGATAGTCGTTTACGGAGTCGGCGTTTTGAAGTTCTGGAATGGGTTTGAGCGGACTAATTTTAATCCAGCCTTGAGCAATCGTATTCGTTTATCTTTGCTATGGCCAGCTTTGTTTGTTATAAATCAATCCTATCGTCGAAACTTTAGAAAGGCGTTGAAGGGCTAGGTCTTAGTATTAGGTGTATTAAGTCTAACATCATACGATTTTGACAGTTGACATATATCTCAATATAAATCTAACCCGCTAACCTCCCTTCCTTAATAAGGAAGAGAGGTTAGCTTGCTCTTTTTAGGAGAGAGAGGAATTAGGGAGGGATAAGTTCGTTAACCGTTGGAAAATATTTCAGCTGATGACTTTACGAATTATTTACCATTGGTTAATAGATGGATTGCTGCACCAACAGCGGCACCATCAACAGCATTGCCCAGGGTATCTCTGCTATCGCCAGTAACTACGCCGGTTACTGCGCTAGCCCCTGCACCGACTCCGATATCTTGAGCGGCGTTCCGGTGACGGCGACCGCGAGTGTCTCTCAGACCATTTGCGCCATTTACGGCTGCACCAGTCACACCACCCTTAACAGCATTGCCTAATACACTACCATTTCCCCTAACAGCTCCAGTGACAACGTTGGTAACAGCACCAATACCTGCGTCTCTCAGTACTTGGTCATCAGCAGCAGCGGGTTTGGCGGGAACTAAAGTTACACCAGCTAAACTTGCAGCCATGAGGCTGGGTAGAAGTGTGCGTTTTAGGATTTTATTCATTGTATTACCTTCTCAAAACATCAAACAATTGGCTAAAAACCAAAGTTACTGGAATCTGATAAAAGATTTTTTCATCTGAACAACAGCAACTATTTATTGTTCGAGTACACATATATCATTGCATTTGCAAAGTCATGACTACATCTACTGAAAGCATGAAGATAGATTCAGTCTACAGAAGGCCTTACTGATTTATTAGACCATACTAGGGATTACATATTGACAAAATAAATAAAATATGCAATTGGGATTTATCATTCCTAGCAAGGGATTTATCATGAAAAAGTGCGTAGTGTTTACCCTATCTATCTCAAGATAGTTGGCAAAATAATTAAACTAACCAATTCTCCAAGCTTAGTCCTTCAACTCGCAGCAAGTCAGAGTCATTAGAAACCAAAACTAAACCGCGTGCGATCGCTGTAGCCGCTATTAATACATCAGCCTCTTGTATTTTCCTACCCTTTCTTTTTAACTCTGCATGAATTTCGCAGGATTTTTCTATAATTTCTAAATCATCTAAAAATAAAATTCTATAAATTCCACAGAATTTATTTAAATCAGATATCTGTCTGGTAGCATTTGCATAAAGCAATCCTCTTTTTGATTCAAAATAGGTTATACAACTTATAAATACATCTTCTCCCAGAAAACGCAACTCCTCTAGCTTACTATTTACCTTTTGATTCTTCTTCAAAATAGCCGTTAATATATTCGTGTCAAGAAGATAGCCCATTTATTTATTCCTACCTCCTTTCTACTGCGGCATCAAACATCTCTATTTGCTCTGGTGTTAAATCATTTAATGTCCCCGAAACTGCCTCTATTACTAAAATACTATCAATTCTGTCTGTTAATTCACGTTCAGAAAGAGCATTTATAAATTCCGGTGAAAACTTATCCAACAAATTAACTAAATGTTGAATAATCTCTTGTTTATCTAATCTTTCTTGATAGAGATTATTATTTTGAATTAACTTATCGACGATTTTTGATAACCGTGCGATCGCTATATCTCTTTTCTCCGAAACTTCTTGCATAACTCTCTTCTAAATTCTTTAAGTGATTTATTCAATTATAGTTAATCTTTTTTAGTGAACCTCAGCGCTCCTCCATGTAAAAAAAGGCGGGCAAGATGCCCACCTCACAAAATTTTGAGAATATTCTGTTGCTATTAACCCAACAATGCCTT
This Nostoc sp. C052 DNA region includes the following protein-coding sequences:
- a CDS encoding type II toxin-antitoxin system VapC family toxin, translated to MGYLLDTNILTAILKKNQKVNSKLEELRFLGEDVFISCITYFESKRGLLYANATRQISDLNKFCGIYRILFLDDLEIIEKSCEIHAELKRKGRKIQEADVLIAATAIARGLVLVSNDSDLLRVEGLSLENWLV
- a CDS encoding DUF3318 domain-containing protein; this encodes MEPNVEIRRLLDVMPASGRMTTKLVSKPEQAKVIDASFPQPWNQARPIYINFDLWRRLTKPQRDLLLLQMVSWLTGVKWFKPDIYQGAVLVGLLGGFLEAAQSDVVGVAVAGGLSAIAAFRIWRTNKSQESELNADAAAIKIAQRRGYSEAEAAQHLLSAIEAVAKIEGRASFNFTELIRCQNLRAIAGLSPVGIPESYDR
- the psb34 gene encoding photosystem II assembly protein Psb34; this encodes MYTTVNENGVLNNYAPVPQVYCAEYPAIWEQRNYVIQGAVAAMFVTALVLVAFAVS
- a CDS encoding MBL fold metallo-hydrolase, which produces MVITNTQSGTNVYEVAEGIYRINTPIALPGGVGGFSFNQYLIVDDESLIFHTGPRKMFPLVREAVASILPVERLRYIAFSHVEADECGSLNEWLAVAPNSSPLCGTIAAMVSVNDLADRSARSLEDGELLSLGKNSIRWFDTPHLPHGWDCGFLMEERTKTLFCGDLFTQGGVEIEPLTESDILGKSEAFRHGMDYFSHTKNTRLLLDKLAATEPATLACMHGSAWRGDGAKLLRDLADALSV